One window from the genome of Salvelinus namaycush isolate Seneca chromosome 19, SaNama_1.0, whole genome shotgun sequence encodes:
- the LOC120064060 gene encoding tubulin alpha chain, giving the protein MHVGQAGVQMGNACWELYCLEHGIQPDGQMPSDKTCGGGDDSFNTFFSETGAGKHVPRAIFVDLEPTVIDEVRTGIYRQLFHPEQLITGKEDAANNYARGHYTIGKEIIDIVLDRTRKLADQCTGLQGFLIFHSFGGGTGSGFTSLLMERLSVDYGKKSKLEFAVYPAPQVSTAVVEPYNSILTTHTTLEHSDCAFMVDNEAIYDICRRNLDIERPSYTNLNRLIGQIVSSITASLRFDGALNVDLTEFQTNLVPYPRIHFPLATYAPVISAEKAYHEQLSVADITNACFEPANQMVKCDPRHGKYMACCLLYRGDVVPKDVNSAIAAIKTKRSIQFVDWCPTGFKVGINYQPPTVVPGGDLAKVQRAVCMLSNTTAIAEAWARLDHKFDLMYAKRAFVHWYVGEGMEEGEFSEAREDMAALEKDYEEVGTDSVGEEDEEGEEY; this is encoded by the exons GATGCCCAGTGACAAGACCTGTGGAGGTGGAGACGACTCTTTCAACACCTTCTTCAGTGAGACCGGAGCCGGAAAGCATGTCCCCCGTGCCATCTTCGTAGATCTGGAGCCCACTGTCATCG ATGAGGTGAGGACAGGTATCTATCGTCAGTTGTTCCACCCTGAGCAGCTGATCACTGGTAAGGAAGATGCTGCCAACAACTACGCCCGCGGTCACTACACCATCGGCAAGGAGATCATTGACATCGTGCTGGACAGGACACGCAAACTG GCTGACCAGTGTACTGGGCTCCAGGGATTCCTCATCTTCCACAGCTTCGGAGGAGGCACCGGTTCTGGTTTCACCTCCCTGCTGATGGAACGTCTGTCTGTCGACTATGGAAAGAAGTCTAAGCTGGAGTTTGCCGTTTACCCAGCTCCCCAGGTGTCCACGGCTGTGGTGGAGCCCTACAACTCTATCCTGACCACCCACACCACCCTGGAGCACTCTGACTGTGCCTTCATGGTGGACAATGAGGCCATCTATGACATCTGTCGTAGGAACCTTGACATTGAGCGTCCCTCATACACCAACCTCAACAGGCTCATTGGTCAGATCGTCTCCTCCATCACTGCCTCTCTGCGTTTCGATGGAGCCCTGAATGTTgatctgacagagttccagaccAACTTGGTGCCCTACCCCCGTATCCACTTCCCTCTGGCCACCTATGCCCCAGTCATCTCCGCTGAGAAGGCCTATCACGAGCAGCTGTCAGTGGCTGACATCACCAATGCCTGCTTTGAGCCGGCCAatcagatggtgaagtgtgatccTCGTCACGGCAAATACATGGCCTGCTGTCTCCTGTACCGTGGCGACGTTGTTCCCAAAGATGTCAACTCTGCCATCGCTGCCATCAAAACCAAGAGGAGCATCCAGTTTGTGGACTGGTGTCCCACTGGCTTCAAGGTGGGTATCAACTACCAGCCCCCTACGGTGGTTCCTGGAGGAGACCTGGCCAAGGTCCAGAGGGCCGTGTGCATGCTGAGTAACACCACAGCCATCGCTGAGGCCTGGGCCCGTCTGGACCACAAGTTTGACCTGATGTATGCCAAGAGAGCCTTCGTGCACTGGTACGTTGGTGAGGGCATGGAGGAGGGAGAGTTCTCTGAGGCCAGAGAAGACATGGCAGCCCTGGAGAAGGATTATGAAGAGGTGGGCACTGACAGCGTgggagaagaggatgaggagggagaggaatatTAA